Proteins encoded by one window of Chloroflexota bacterium:
- a CDS encoding extracellular solute-binding protein yields MSSKRAAFLSVVALVSLLTGCARTTPAGSARAAPDAGGTQSEWAHVVEAAKREGQVSVLGQTGEPVAEALASAFERAYPDIRVDFNGMIGAQMVTKVLTERAAGLYSVDVVVHGTTSVINGLLPEAAIDPILPALVGPDNDPSKWRGGAYEFADEEGKYALLFLGGLKIPLVYNPTLVRADEITSYRDLLDPKWKGKIAMLDPRVAGAGLASSIFLYSTPELGKDYLAALFRQDIVITKDDRQLTDWIARGQYPIGLASNDFTALDMKARGLPIESLPAEAVKEGTYVTGAWGSVALLNRAPHPNAARVYLNWLLSKEGQEGVAQASGYPSRRLDTSNAGLREGVIPRPSVEYRDLSKERYIQQQEEVVRYMRALIPD; encoded by the coding sequence ATGTCGTCGAAGCGAGCCGCGTTCTTGAGCGTGGTTGCTCTCGTGAGCCTGCTGACCGGTTGCGCCAGAACCACGCCTGCAGGCAGCGCACGGGCTGCGCCGGACGCCGGCGGAACCCAGTCGGAGTGGGCCCATGTCGTCGAAGCAGCCAAGCGCGAAGGGCAGGTGTCAGTTCTCGGTCAGACAGGCGAGCCGGTGGCAGAGGCGCTGGCATCCGCGTTCGAGCGCGCCTATCCGGACATTCGGGTGGACTTCAATGGGATGATCGGCGCCCAGATGGTGACCAAGGTCCTCACGGAGCGCGCGGCCGGCCTGTATTCGGTCGACGTGGTCGTGCATGGGACGACCAGTGTGATCAACGGGCTGCTGCCCGAGGCCGCCATCGATCCAATTCTTCCAGCGCTGGTGGGGCCGGATAATGATCCGTCGAAGTGGCGCGGGGGCGCCTATGAGTTCGCCGACGAAGAGGGCAAATACGCTCTGCTCTTTCTCGGCGGCCTGAAAATCCCGCTGGTCTACAACCCGACCTTGGTCCGGGCGGACGAGATCACCAGCTACCGCGACCTACTGGACCCGAAGTGGAAGGGCAAGATCGCGATGCTCGATCCGCGGGTGGCGGGCGCCGGGCTGGCCAGCTCGATCTTCCTGTATTCGACGCCGGAGCTGGGGAAGGATTACCTGGCCGCGTTGTTCAGGCAGGACATCGTGATCACGAAAGACGATCGCCAGCTCACCGACTGGATCGCCCGAGGCCAGTATCCCATCGGACTGGCCAGCAACGACTTCACCGCCCTGGACATGAAGGCGCGAGGCTTGCCCATCGAGTCGTTGCCGGCCGAAGCCGTCAAAGAGGGAACTTACGTCACCGGCGCCTGGGGGAGCGTCGCGCTCCTGAATCGAGCCCCGCACCCGAACGCCGCGCGCGTCTATCTCAATTGGCTCCTCTCCAAGGAGGGCCAGGAGGGCGTTGCCCAGGCCTCGGGTTACCCAAGTCGGCGCCTCGACACGTCGAACGCTGGCCTCCGCGAGGGGGTGATCCCCCGGCCGAGCGTCGAGTATCGCGATCTCTCGAAGGAGCGGTACATCCAGCAGCAGGAGGAGGTGGTCCGCTACATGCGGGCCCTCATCCCCGATTGA
- a CDS encoding peptide ABC transporter substrate-binding protein — protein sequence MNRRGVLLLLVGLALAGCVPQGAPRVNGPTGGKPPATKRVTGTIWNDPVSLVARMNTRSGTPGQGALEEVVLSGLSETTGDGVLQPLLSEAVPTIENGQWQLLPDGQMTTTWRIRSGALWHDGVPFTAEDLVFTAGVDQDKELAIIRDRGYQSVESVEALDAQTVVVHWSKPYIYANTMFGVGGTGSAFGSPLPKHLLEEPYLQNKTNFQSLPFWNQQFVGTGPFKVREFVPGSHVALVANDQYVLGRPKVDEFVIRFILDQDTMIADLLAGSVDLSLGRGFSIEHAIDMRQRWQAGDVRVIPRSWITIYPQFINSDPPIVGDVRFRKALMYATDRQQLEDVLEGGLTQVAHIFLSPTEPEYKDVENRGVRYEYDPRRASQMIEQLGYAKDAEGQYRDSSGQPLTLEMRTYGAKVSDQASVAVADAWSQMGIRTEPVIVSPQRYLNDLEYMATFPSFLMYRQPNSVNDLQRSLIANTPTPEKKYVGSNYARYQNPEFNDLIDRMFVTVPRAERVEILGQIMAHISDQLNMMGLFYDADISMINKRLRNANVTERGMWNISQLDVVE from the coding sequence GTGAATCGTAGGGGGGTGCTGTTGCTTCTGGTCGGATTGGCCTTGGCCGGTTGCGTGCCCCAGGGAGCGCCAAGGGTCAATGGACCGACGGGCGGAAAACCGCCTGCAACGAAGCGCGTCACTGGCACCATCTGGAACGACCCCGTCAGCCTCGTCGCACGGATGAACACGCGGTCCGGCACCCCAGGGCAGGGGGCGCTTGAGGAAGTGGTCCTGTCCGGGCTCAGTGAGACGACCGGCGACGGCGTGCTCCAGCCGCTCCTCTCGGAAGCCGTTCCAACCATCGAGAATGGCCAGTGGCAGCTCCTCCCCGATGGCCAGATGACCACGACGTGGCGCATCCGGTCGGGCGCCCTCTGGCACGATGGGGTTCCGTTCACGGCCGAGGACCTGGTGTTCACGGCTGGCGTGGACCAGGACAAAGAGCTGGCGATCATCCGCGACAGAGGGTACCAGTCGGTGGAAAGCGTCGAGGCGTTGGATGCCCAGACCGTCGTGGTTCACTGGAGTAAGCCGTACATCTACGCGAACACCATGTTCGGCGTGGGAGGGACGGGGAGTGCCTTCGGATCACCCTTGCCAAAGCATCTGCTGGAAGAGCCCTACCTGCAAAACAAGACGAACTTTCAGTCCTTGCCATTCTGGAACCAGCAATTTGTCGGTACAGGCCCATTCAAAGTGCGGGAATTCGTGCCAGGCAGCCACGTCGCGTTGGTTGCCAATGACCAGTACGTTCTTGGGCGGCCCAAAGTCGACGAATTTGTCATTCGCTTCATTCTGGATCAGGACACCATGATTGCGGACCTCCTGGCTGGTTCGGTTGATCTGAGCCTGGGCCGCGGTTTTTCGATCGAGCACGCAATCGACATGCGCCAGCGCTGGCAGGCCGGTGATGTCCGCGTGATCCCACGGTCGTGGATTACCATCTACCCGCAGTTCATCAACTCCGACCCGCCCATCGTCGGGGACGTGCGGTTCCGGAAGGCGCTGATGTACGCGACCGACCGCCAGCAATTGGAAGACGTGCTGGAGGGTGGCCTGACCCAGGTTGCCCACATCTTTCTCAGCCCGACTGAGCCCGAATACAAGGATGTGGAGAACCGGGGCGTGCGGTATGAGTACGATCCTCGGCGCGCCAGTCAGATGATCGAGCAATTGGGATACGCGAAGGACGCGGAGGGCCAGTACCGGGACAGCTCCGGACAGCCGCTAACGTTGGAGATGCGCACCTATGGGGCGAAAGTCTCCGACCAGGCTTCCGTTGCTGTGGCGGATGCATGGAGCCAGATGGGCATCAGAACAGAGCCTGTTATCGTTTCACCCCAGCGTTATTTGAACGACCTGGAATACATGGCAACGTTCCCAAGCTTTCTGATGTATCGCCAGCCCAACTCGGTCAACGATCTGCAGCGATCCCTCATCGCCAACACGCCGACCCCGGAAAAGAAATATGTGGGCAGCAACTACGCGCGGTATCAGAACCCGGAGTTCAACGACTTGATCGACCGCATGTTCGTAACGGTGCCACGGGCCGAGCGGGTGGAGATCCTGGGCCAAATTATGGCCCACATCTCCGACCAACTCAACATGATGGGACTCTTTTACGACGCGGACATTTCCATGATTAATAAGCGGCTGCGCAACGCCAACGTTACGGAACGTGGGATGTGGAACATCTCCCAGCTAGACGTTGTCGAATAG
- a CDS encoding M24 family metallopeptidase translates to MLASSNNNAGNWDSERLKRERRENLQAEMQRRGIGAALLSEGLNVDYLLGFHIPGGQVFVPREGEAIAMVRPRDAGYVALKHPAVAGTNYKPTEAFLPDYARRVAKFVDGIKALMEANGATGQSLAVDEMEVTCLLGLDRAGVELVNSLPLVEVARSVKTQDEIAIYRDLGAKYAHVFTVFRDNVKPGVTERELEALVLDAWSDVGGDGILQINVCAGENMNPWRRWATDRPLREGEFVGIDFHGRVAHSLLGDASRTYVVGAKPTEAQRELYRRAWEYVQAVGDCVRAGRTHAEVLELIPPVPSEFQHQQDNYHVVHAVGIVPQGYPKVDRLGIQIDDTFKENQILSIECFFGEEGGDVAVKLEEMIRVTQGPPEFITGAVPYEESIIKAER, encoded by the coding sequence ATGCTGGCCTCTAGCAACAACAATGCGGGGAACTGGGACAGCGAACGGCTCAAGCGCGAGCGGCGCGAGAACCTGCAGGCGGAGATGCAGCGGCGCGGGATCGGCGCGGCTTTGCTCAGCGAGGGCCTGAACGTAGACTACCTCCTGGGCTTTCACATCCCGGGCGGCCAGGTCTTCGTGCCGCGAGAGGGCGAGGCGATCGCGATGGTTCGGCCCCGCGACGCGGGCTACGTCGCCCTCAAGCATCCCGCTGTGGCCGGAACGAATTACAAGCCGACCGAGGCCTTCCTCCCCGACTATGCGCGCCGGGTGGCAAAGTTCGTCGACGGCATCAAGGCGCTCATGGAGGCGAACGGGGCGACGGGCCAGTCGCTTGCCGTCGACGAGATGGAGGTCACCTGCCTGCTCGGTTTGGACCGAGCCGGTGTGGAGCTGGTGAATTCGCTCCCCCTCGTCGAGGTCGCGCGCTCCGTCAAGACCCAGGACGAGATCGCAATCTACCGGGACCTCGGCGCCAAGTACGCCCACGTGTTCACGGTGTTCCGCGACAACGTCAAGCCCGGTGTCACGGAGCGGGAGCTGGAGGCGCTGGTCCTGGACGCCTGGTCCGATGTTGGGGGCGACGGCATCCTGCAGATCAATGTGTGCGCCGGCGAGAACATGAACCCCTGGCGCCGCTGGGCGACTGATCGGCCCCTGCGCGAGGGCGAGTTCGTCGGCATCGACTTCCACGGCCGCGTCGCCCATAGCCTGCTTGGCGACGCGTCGCGGACGTACGTGGTCGGCGCCAAGCCAACGGAGGCGCAGCGGGAGCTGTATCGCCGAGCGTGGGAGTACGTGCAGGCGGTGGGCGACTGCGTGCGCGCCGGCCGAACCCACGCCGAGGTACTCGAGCTCATTCCGCCGGTCCCGTCGGAGTTCCAGCACCAGCAGGACAACTACCACGTCGTCCATGCCGTCGGGATCGTGCCCCAAGGCTATCCAAAAGTGGATCGGCTGGGCATCCAGATCGACGACACCTTTAAGGAGAACCAGATCCTGTCGATCGAATGCTTCTTCGGGGAAGAGGGGGGTGACGTGGCCGTGAAGCTCGAAGAGATGATCCGGGTGACCCAGGGCCCGCCCGAGTTCATCACCGGCGCCGTGCCCTACGAGGAGAGCATCATTAAGGCGGAGCGCTGA
- a CDS encoding ABC transporter substrate-binding protein produces MQQLGSWRLLLLPLTVLIAACAAQPQAAVSTADTRTAVETKPSRVLSVVVRTEPFDLTDNASGRNRITISLFTAGLANLDHNAPTPVLAQTLPTLGTESWKVADDGSMETSYQLRPSLRWHDGTSLKASDFAFAYRANQLRFEWGLSTSSIDLAEHKAIADVVASDDTTLVIRWKAPYAPAATPSLLPLPAHILAPIAEQGSEAFGSNPYWTTQFVAAGPYLLTEWEPGAYLLGSAFDGYVLGRPKIDSVRVTWSADENATLGRLLAGDADIAVDDAVGYPQGAVLRTQWGADNRGIVLLSPASLRHLQVQFRPNIVNPAAVLDLRVRKAIASSLDRQALVDALVDGLGIPTDNIGLPTSTYYSQVQQVATKYPHDASLVEQNLTEAGFSRGSDGSWQNTSGRFSPQVLGIAEGQEGQETTIVVDMLRQVGIDAQLNLVSGALLQRDDEMKSTFPALRTNYITAEDGIVSRLVTSEISGPDNRWGAKNKAGYTNAEHDRLYEQWRRALDTNERNQIMVQLIAFYTQQLPVIPTYINVGVIPHTAALQGPLPVTHDTTPYSNVHLWTWTS; encoded by the coding sequence GTGCAACAACTAGGCAGCTGGCGACTGCTCCTCCTTCCGCTGACCGTCCTCATTGCGGCGTGCGCTGCGCAGCCTCAAGCCGCCGTGTCGACAGCGGATACGAGAACGGCCGTAGAGACAAAACCCTCCCGAGTGCTGTCGGTGGTCGTGCGGACCGAGCCCTTTGACCTGACTGACAACGCCTCGGGTCGGAACCGCATCACGATCAGCCTCTTCACGGCGGGCCTGGCGAACCTCGACCACAACGCGCCGACGCCGGTCCTTGCCCAGACCCTCCCGACGCTCGGCACCGAGAGCTGGAAGGTTGCCGATGACGGCAGTATGGAGACCTCGTATCAGCTCCGGCCCAGTCTGCGCTGGCACGACGGTACCTCCCTGAAGGCCAGCGACTTCGCCTTCGCCTATCGGGCCAACCAGCTCCGCTTCGAGTGGGGCCTCTCGACTTCGTCCATCGACCTCGCCGAGCACAAGGCGATCGCCGATGTTGTTGCCTCAGACGACACGACGCTCGTGATCCGCTGGAAGGCGCCCTACGCCCCCGCTGCGACCCCGAGCCTGCTGCCGCTCCCGGCCCATATCCTGGCGCCGATCGCTGAACAGGGCAGCGAGGCCTTCGGCAGCAACCCGTATTGGACGACGCAGTTCGTCGCCGCGGGCCCGTACCTGCTGACCGAGTGGGAGCCCGGGGCGTACCTCCTCGGAAGCGCCTTCGACGGCTACGTCCTTGGCCGCCCGAAGATCGACAGTGTCCGGGTCACCTGGAGCGCCGACGAGAACGCGACGCTGGGACGGCTCCTAGCCGGCGACGCCGACATCGCTGTCGACGACGCGGTCGGCTATCCCCAGGGCGCGGTCCTCCGGACGCAGTGGGGCGCCGATAACCGGGGCATCGTGCTGCTGTCGCCGGCGTCGCTGCGCCACCTCCAGGTGCAGTTCCGCCCGAACATCGTGAACCCCGCGGCCGTGCTGGACCTACGGGTGCGAAAAGCGATCGCCTCCTCGCTGGACCGGCAGGCCCTCGTCGACGCGCTGGTGGACGGGCTGGGAATCCCGACCGACAATATTGGGCTGCCGACGTCGACCTACTACTCGCAGGTCCAGCAGGTCGCGACCAAGTATCCGCACGATGCCAGCCTCGTCGAGCAGAATCTCACAGAAGCCGGCTTCAGCCGGGGGAGCGACGGCTCTTGGCAGAACACGAGTGGGCGCTTCAGCCCCCAGGTGCTGGGCATCGCCGAGGGGCAGGAGGGCCAGGAGACGACGATCGTCGTGGACATGCTGCGGCAGGTGGGGATCGACGCTCAGCTGAACCTCGTCTCAGGCGCCTTGCTCCAACGGGATGACGAGATGAAATCGACGTTCCCCGCGCTCCGCACGAATTACATCACCGCGGAGGACGGCATCGTCTCCCGACTCGTCACGTCGGAGATATCGGGCCCGGACAACAGATGGGGCGCGAAGAACAAAGCCGGTTACACGAACGCGGAGCACGACCGGCTCTACGAGCAGTGGCGGCGAGCGCTCGATACCAACGAGCGAAACCAGATTATGGTCCAGCTCATCGCCTTCTATACCCAGCAGCTCCCGGTGATCCCCACGTACATCAACGTCGGCGTCATTCCACACACCGCGGCCCTGCAGGGTCCGCTGCCGGTGACCCACGACACCACACCCTACAGCAACGTTCACCTGTGGACCTGGACGAGCTAA
- a CDS encoding Rieske 2Fe-2S domain-containing protein — protein sequence MLTAEDNVRLTRVGPGTPCGELLRRYWHPVAQATELTDESPTKFVRILGEDLVLFRDKRGSFGLLADHCAHRGASLLYGRVEERGISCAYHGWLYDTEGNCLETPAEPAGSLFHLTVKQRAYPLRERYGLLWAYLGPAPAPELLRWDALELGLRPARMPSPFDCNWLQIMENHMDQSHVFILHQDTAQRGTDGMSTARGRIDALAELEYREVSVGIKRKQVHRSGYVDTDVMTFPNVQRVYDMFLINVPVDDAHTLRFMLIADVGLGDWWVGRDRTGSRPDREPGQRPSTKTPAGAVHPFATYHMDGGTQAQDLMALETQSPIADRTVERLATSDRGIVLYREMLEREIQKVQRGLDPLGVVRESNSPPIDTDIQNWIEMTRRFPPARAIVR from the coding sequence ATGTTGACGGCGGAAGACAATGTCCGCTTGACGCGGGTTGGGCCGGGGACCCCCTGCGGCGAGCTCCTACGCCGCTACTGGCATCCGGTCGCGCAAGCGACCGAGCTGACGGATGAATCCCCCACGAAGTTCGTGCGCATCCTGGGCGAGGACCTCGTGCTCTTCCGGGACAAGCGGGGGTCCTTCGGCCTGCTGGCCGACCACTGCGCGCATCGCGGCGCGTCCCTCCTCTATGGGCGCGTGGAGGAGCGGGGCATCTCCTGCGCCTACCACGGCTGGCTCTACGACACCGAAGGCAATTGCCTGGAAACGCCCGCCGAGCCCGCGGGCAGCCTCTTCCATCTCACGGTGAAGCAACGGGCGTATCCGCTCAGAGAGCGCTACGGACTCTTATGGGCGTATCTGGGTCCGGCTCCGGCGCCCGAGCTGCTCCGCTGGGACGCCCTCGAACTGGGGTTGAGGCCAGCTCGAATGCCGAGCCCATTCGACTGCAACTGGCTCCAGATCATGGAAAACCACATGGACCAGTCCCACGTCTTCATCCTGCACCAGGACACTGCGCAGCGTGGCACGGACGGCATGAGCACCGCCCGCGGCCGCATTGACGCGCTCGCCGAGCTCGAGTACCGCGAGGTCTCAGTCGGTATCAAGCGCAAGCAGGTCCACCGGAGCGGGTACGTCGACACCGACGTCATGACCTTTCCAAATGTGCAGCGGGTCTACGACATGTTCCTGATCAACGTACCCGTGGACGACGCTCACACCCTTCGCTTCATGCTGATCGCCGACGTCGGACTCGGCGACTGGTGGGTCGGGCGAGATCGTACCGGGTCGCGGCCCGATCGGGAACCCGGACAGCGGCCGAGCACGAAGACCCCGGCGGGCGCCGTCCACCCATTCGCAACGTATCACATGGATGGCGGGACCCAGGCTCAGGATCTCATGGCGCTGGAGACCCAAAGCCCGATTGCAGATCGGACGGTGGAGCGACTCGCGACGTCCGATCGCGGCATCGTGTTGTACCGCGAGATGCTCGAGCGCGAGATTCAGAAGGTCCAGCGGGGGCTGGATCCCCTGGGCGTCGTACGCGAGTCGAATTCGCCTCCAATCGATACCGACATCCAGAACTGGATCGAGATGACTCGGCGGTTTCCGCCGGCTCGCGCCATTGTCCGTTGA
- a CDS encoding amidohydrolase family protein, translating to MREYRVISADSHWETPPEAWTPRVPAKFKDRLPKTIKLPNGGDGVQDADGRVTYGGTAHFCGHGPENFDPTILKFDSEVGYGSPEQRLKEQDLDGVDAEILFRFTPRTKDAELAQAMVRAENGWLAEEFCAHAPDRLLGVGLLANRGVDADIAEMTYCKQAGLKAVHLTYYPSGAHYPTPEDDRFFAAALDLEMPICVHTNMAMHRGERGEFMIKYPIEPEGYDRPPIDIVDRMSRYGTTHCGTLELTQMIMTGLFDRFPALKIYWAENQCGWIPIYLEQMDMIYEANWRWVERILGLPRLKRKPSEYVKQHAYWGFFDDPIGMKLRHEVGVDHLLWGSDFPHEVSRWPNSLEVMDEQFAAAGVTSDEKRKMMAENAVNFFHLN from the coding sequence ATGCGAGAGTACCGCGTCATCTCCGCCGACAGCCATTGGGAGACCCCGCCCGAAGCGTGGACGCCCCGCGTGCCGGCCAAGTTCAAGGACCGACTTCCGAAGACGATCAAGCTTCCCAATGGTGGTGATGGCGTCCAGGACGCCGACGGGCGGGTGACCTACGGCGGAACGGCCCACTTCTGCGGGCACGGGCCGGAGAACTTCGATCCCACGATCCTGAAGTTCGACAGCGAGGTCGGCTACGGCAGCCCAGAGCAGCGCCTGAAAGAGCAGGATCTCGATGGGGTGGATGCCGAGATCCTGTTCCGCTTTACCCCGCGCACTAAGGACGCGGAGCTGGCGCAGGCGATGGTTCGCGCGGAGAATGGCTGGCTCGCCGAGGAATTCTGCGCGCATGCGCCGGACCGGCTGTTGGGCGTCGGCCTCCTCGCCAACCGCGGCGTCGACGCAGACATTGCCGAGATGACGTACTGCAAGCAGGCGGGCCTCAAGGCCGTGCACCTCACCTACTATCCGAGCGGCGCACATTACCCGACCCCGGAGGACGATCGCTTCTTCGCGGCGGCCCTGGATCTGGAGATGCCGATCTGCGTGCACACCAACATGGCGATGCACCGGGGCGAGCGCGGGGAGTTCATGATCAAGTACCCGATCGAGCCCGAGGGCTACGACCGGCCGCCCATCGACATCGTGGACCGGATGTCGCGCTACGGCACGACCCACTGCGGCACGCTCGAGCTGACGCAGATGATCATGACCGGCCTCTTCGACCGCTTCCCGGCGCTCAAGATCTACTGGGCCGAGAACCAGTGCGGCTGGATCCCGATCTACCTCGAGCAGATGGACATGATCTACGAGGCGAACTGGCGCTGGGTCGAGCGGATCCTCGGGCTGCCGCGGCTTAAGCGCAAGCCGAGCGAATACGTGAAGCAGCACGCGTACTGGGGCTTCTTCGACGACCCGATCGGGATGAAGCTCCGCCATGAGGTGGGCGTCGACCACCTGCTCTGGGGCAGCGACTTCCCACACGAGGTGAGCCGCTGGCCCAACTCCCTGGAGGTCATGGACGAGCAGTTCGCCGCCGCAGGGGTGACCTCGGACGAGAAGCGCAAGATGATGGCCGAGAACGCCGTCAATTTCTTCCACCTAAATTGA